TGTTCACCAGTTCAAGTGGTGTCTTTACCTTCTCAGCCGGATCTCTGTTTCTCGTTTGAGTGAACTTTCCCTCTATGCAGACTGTACATTCTTTATCAGGCCTACGCTTTGCACCTTTAATGTGCATGCCTTCTGTTACATCCTGCAGCTTCAAGATATCCTCGTAATTGCAGTGACCCATTATCTCATGCCATGTCTGGATATCATAGCTGACATTACACACATCATCTACATCACACTTGGTTTGCAAGTAGTACATTCTcttatatacataaatattatACCTTGTGCCATCCGGCGACAATATGACATTTTTACCTTCCTCGAAGAACACTTTGGCACCGTGAGCGGTAGCAGACTTCACTGAGAAGAGTTCTTGGGGGTACGAGGGGATGTAGAGAGCGTTCTTTAAAGTCACTGCACACCGGCGCCCCTCGCTGTTTATGAGGCATACCTGTGCGTCTCCCCTGCCTTGCGCCACCCCGACGGTACGCTTCCCGTCTGCCAGCCTAATGCTGTGTCTCTCCGGCTTGAAGGTGCTGTCGAAGCGCTTGAACTTGCTCCTGTCGTTGATGATGTGGGACGACGCACCCGTGTCCACGATCAGTCCCTTTCTCTGGGTATGCAGCCGTGGCCCTGAGAGGCTGGCATCTTCTGTGTGTGCCCTGAACGTGCGGTCTTCACCTCCCGCGGCTCCCCGGGCGCCATCTTGTTCACGACCTGCTCTCCAGCCACCGTCGTCGCCGCcatcttgtacacacacacaccgggcgcTCCGTTCCCGCTCCTTCTTTGAGcatgccttgtctgtgtgtccccTTGCTTTTGCAAAAACTACACCAAACTTTCTCTGTGCAGTCATCCCTTCTGTGGCCCTTTTCTCCGCACCGCCAACACACCATCTCCACTGGCCCGGTCTTTTTCCTTGGCGTCGCTTGGGCCCTCAGCACCCTTTCTCCCGCCTCTTCTGCGACTGGGTCTGAGTCTTCTGAAGCCTCAAAGTTCCTCAACTTTGCCTTGAACTCTACCAGCATCATGTCTGCTGAACCATGAGTCACCATCAGTGTGAACGGCTTGTACTTCTCCGGTAACCCCCTCATGATCATCGCCATCATCAGTCCCTCACTCGGTGCTTCACCTGCACCCCTGAGTGCCGTTATGATCTGCTCAGCTCGGATCACGTATTTGGTTACAGTCTCGTTGTCAGCTTTCTTCAGCGCAGTCATTGTTATGTACAGCGAGACAATCCGGGGTCTACCTTTTCCGATGTAGTGTTCTCTTAACACTTTAAGGCTCTCTCGGCCCTTGTCCTTAGTGTCTCTGAATATCAGTCCCAAGCTCGTATTGTCAAGTAGCGGCGCCAATGCACAATAGGCGTCAGCATTCAACTTGTCATCATTAGCCTTTTCTCCAACCGTCAGTGGTCCACTGGGCTCTGTGAGGATCATCTGCTTCAGCCCCACTCCATGCATGCAGCACAGCATCCTTTCTTCCCAGAGCTCgtactcctctgctctcccgtCAAACGTGGGCCACTTGCTTCTGTTCATCATGGCTTTTTCTGTTTGTAGCTCAGTTTAGCTCCTTTTCAGCCTAGCTTTAGCTTCCCGGTACTCCCGATGCTAAACTAGCTCTTTTGGATAATCCTACTTCTGTATGCTGGCGCAGTCTTGCTAGCAATCTACGCACGTGTCCGTCAAACTTTATCATCATTCTCCGTtagctgggcccataacctgttAACAGGTAGGCTTATACCTTCTGCCTACCTGCACAGCGGAATACTGATTCAGAGGAATGAACGGACGTTTAGACTCTTTAGCCATCAATGCGTGGCATTATTTATTAAAAGTACAACATGCTGCTCTCCGTGAGAGTCAGGTAACAAGTGAATGAGAGGGTGAACATCCCCCTTTATAAGATCATCAGTCACACGTGACTGATGTCATATGAGGCGCAACAGTGCCTCCTGCTGGACAAAtataattacatacatacattcatacacttaTCCACTCTCAACAATGTCAACTTCGATTTTTCTTTGTAGCAAAACGATTTTGTCAGGTTAAATGCTGCTAGCAATCCGTGGGTCATCACGGGGTTTGCAGATTTATATCATttataatttatgtaatttggTTAGAgcaattgacctatggctaagccccgccccccttagttactgttgctaactcggacaagttatcagagctgactagtttacaatggcagctatcagtgttaaaacgatatcccaagaggctctacacaacttttggagacaaaggaacctgatttcgtctagaagccttcaaaagggacttcattatgcaatggagggatatgtataaaatttaaaactagatatggtggataacaagcttAAATTTGAGGCGAAAATGTACAGATCACTatgcaagagggagaagcctcatctcacggtcatcacgattgcagataaatacattcaataccagcattgttcatgcaccgcatggaaagattaaatgaatttaccttcagttaatttaactaatctggagaggcactgagatgtagaccaacgtttattataactagcattaacctgcccctgacaggacagtgtcttaactgtctagctagctatcgtaaccggcatgcgtgtgttatcggcaaatgttcacgttgtcatgttaattcattattaaacttatgtatacttgacgtgtgcatatcgattgtttaatagaatggcTGAGTTTTGACAAACTGttcgataactgacatagctacgctagcgcagctagtgaatagctaacgttagcgttagctagttttaaccgttttagccagagataacttgcctaagcctagtataacatcagtggtgaaagtaagccggtactgtcaatgacaataatgtaaATAATGAGTATAcctatgatcatgtaggcttagttgattgctttagcagagaaaaattccaacctaacaagagtatggcagatagctaatgaacgtagagttgactgtgtggtcttctccaccggagacatttggctctgccttgttttagtttgggaaaagggataaaatataccccattgcctatcctctcatgatacctcgtataagtgttgtatctaccccatgcacatcgtttgaccatttttgttcaaattacattacaacaaaccccataaaacaagtgaagaatcacggtttctaatgctactctatggagttgtaaactcaagatgtccgagtgcagttgttactaaactgtcattggctcgtctgcgttcgaggggcggggcttagccataggtcaattgaCCGACAAGAGTCCCACATTACACccagtcttcatcatcatcatcattgtttattcagggagaaattgactgagcacagggctcttttgcagcaatgccctgattgaggctacatagtacagaagaacaataaataaacaaaccataacaaaacaaaacagacaaaataaataaaaaaaacacattaaacaactcagaaattaagtataaaaaataaataaataaaataacataaagtaaaaaaaattaaatcagagaatcatttaaaacaacagcattgaggcacatccttattacaCAGTAAAAATAGAAGTGTTAATTTAACTCCTATAGAGTTGAATTTAACTctgcttcagataacatttggTCCCGCTCTAAACTAGTGTTAAATTAACTCTTTGGCCAGTGTCAGATTTTCAGAGttaaattaacacatttttgtGTTAAAATTTACAATGAAATGTGTAAAAATATTTAACACTATAGGTTAGTCACACTGTTCAGAGTAATATGATGGCACTGTACAGAGTTAATTTAACTCTGGATTTTAGTTTAAAAATGCCACTTAAATGTGTAATAATATTTCTCTACAGTGTTACTTATATATCTAGATAATATGATGCTGCTGAATAACTGTACTCAAATCAACTGTaatcaaatgaaaaacacaaaatacaagaTGACAATACCAACATTTATTTTAGAGTTCTTAATCATTTTTATTCCAACATTATGAACTCATTGCCCATACTGTAGCAAAGGGAGAGCGTAGTCACCCCACctggacttgaacccgggtctacagggtgccaaacatacactctgaccgcaacggcaaagagccaggctcgatggcatggcagtcagagcacatactcatgtgtagtgacggcatatcgtcacactgccctcaccttcgggagGCGCACCCTTGCATTCCTCGCGCATCTaccgtacttctcccatccagaatGCCCCACACACGAGTGCTTCACCCAAGGGGtctctcacacaggggtcaacatACCTGGGGGTCCTTCATACAGTTTTACAggcacgcctccgatgacctcgcggctgtgtgagggacccccaggtaggttgacccctgtgtgacggACCGAATAGATGGGTGAAccacttgtgtgtggggcgctTTGGATGGAAGAAGTACAGTTGGTGGATGCACaaggaatgcctgtgtgcgtgaagcgcaagggtgcgttaccgaaggtgagggcagtgtgacgatgtgatcgtcactacagatgagtttgtgctctgactgccataccaatgagcctggctctttggcgttgcggtcagagtgcatgtttggcaacCTGTAGACCCCGGTccaagtccgggtggggtgaccatgcTCTCCCGTGCGACACATACATACCTTAACTATAATTAcaatgatatgatatgacaaTGATTTATGAAACACCTCACCAAAGAAAGCAATATGGGACAATAAACATAGCTTTGTCATTCAATCCATAAGACATTTGTATATCCAAAGGCCTAGGATAAATCAAGTTGTCgacatgaaaaacaacaaaatcttGCTTTGACCTTGCCACTTCATATGCATGGAAATGTTCTTGAAAAGCTACTGTAAATAAAGGCAAAGTGAGCAACAACAGTTTTTCATTTATAATCAGAACAGACTCAATCTGGTAAAACAGAGGAATTTCACATTCAACTTTGCCACAAATAACCATGAGTGGGCGGTAAAAAAACCCAGTCTGTTTAGCCCAGTTCACTTTCATAACCTGAATGCAACTAGGTACTTGCATTGCATGAACAATCGCAGAACCCCCTTTTACCATATTTAAAGACACCATTTTTCCTGGACCAATGTCTAATCGTGTGAAAGTTGCTGAAGATCGCCAACTATATGCCATAtgattctgatgtttttttgccAGTGTTTTAGTAATATTTTTGATGACTTGAGCTGTTTTTTGAAATAATTATGCTTTCCTTCATACCGCATGCACCAACTATGAAGTACAGGTCCAATTTTCTGGATGCAGCGGGGATAATGGATAAGAAAATGGTGCTTTGGTAAAAGTCTTTTCTGGGGATACAACTTCTTAAACAGTTTGTGGTGTTCAAcaatcaaatgttttaaatatacacataaaccttgagaaagcaagggagagaataCAATGTTTACTATCTGAAGTAATAAAAGAAGCAGGGCCCAGTGTTGATCAGTAGAAGTGACCAAATCTCCAAAGATAAGAGGAACATTCCTCAGTAAGCACCACGACTGAATTGCATTCAGTCCCAGATCATTAGACCCTTCTTTTAAATTGACTGCCACTGGTCTATTGTTTCTCTCCATGAATCCATAATCAAAACTTTGTATTCTTGAATTAAGTTCCTCTAATgtaacatgtttttcttttaaatacacaaacagacacttcaATTCGTACTGGGCCACCCCTTCTAACAAATCATGCATCACATCAACTGAGAAGTTCTCAGTTGTGTGAAAATACTTCAGTGAATTTAGTAAGCATGTTCTCTTCACACCAAAAACGCAAGGAAGAGATGGATTGCAAGCTATTTCTTGACAGTGAGCAGTGTGCATGTCCTTGGTGCATAACACTATTTTGGAGGAATCTTCAGAGAATTCCGTTTGAAAGTCATCTTTTTCAGCTAAACAAAACCTGCAGCAGTACCTTGCACTGAAAGACTCCACCAGACCAAACAAGCCATGTAAACCCAAATTATCACCAGTAACCTGTACCACACTGCCACGTACACGACCACTGTATAATGGAATGTCAATACCATCACTTTCCAACACTTTAATGTCTCGAACAACGGGAGCAAGAATTTCAATAAAACCATACCGTTTGAGGTCTTGTGCATAAAATAAGGCACACAGATGTATGTTAGACAAAAAAGAATTCCATTTTGGAGAAAAGTTTCTTAAAGTAAAATATATTGCACCCAATTTATGAATACCTTTCTTGGAACCCAGCGGGTTTGCAACCTCAAAGTCATCATAGAACATTTGGATCTGTACAGCGTGTTTTTCAGTTGAAAACAGAGGGTGACTCTTAAAGAAAGATCCATCACAAATATCTCTGAGTCTTGAATTGTCAGTAGCTGGCCTTTTCAACATTTCTTCAGCATACTGACTTTTAAATATTGACTGCAATGTAGATAAAATTGGAATATACATAAATGTATCTTGAACTACTACCTGATCATATGTTCCAGTCTTTTTATTTCGCCTTGTATCAAATCTCGAGCCAACTACACATTCAACTGGTTCTACAGTTTCCCATTTGCTTGTAAAAAAATTTGATCTTTTGTATTCCGAATTTAGAATTGTGAAAGGGTTCTCTAACTCTTGAAAACATGCCACAACtttcttgcacatttcagtttcTCTTTCATCACTAAATACAGTCTTAATGACTGTTTCTTTTGCATGCTGATGGATATCTTGAACTAGCTCTTCCATGGAAATCACTACAGAATTCACTGTACTTTGCCCTACACCTGCTGCCTTTAGATCAGAAATTACAGCTGCACAACTATTTACAAGGTCTGGCGAAGGTAACTCAGATTCAGTCTCTGACTCATATTCAGCTGACACTTCAACATGAGTGGCATTACTTGTGTTTAGCATGCTTGAGGGATGTGAAAAATCATCTTCAACAGACTCAAAAGAACTGCTTACATGCCACTTGTTAAGATGTTTTTCTAAAACCAGAGAAGCTACCAAAAGAATGTGAGCATCCCACTTGGCCACATTTAAGATAAAAGAGTCCTGCCTGCACAAAGACCATGAATGACCTTGAAGGTGCTTAACAAGGCCGTTTGGACTTCCATGGTCacttttgcaaagaaaacaccTCATGGTTCGATCTGAAAAGTTATTCACTCAATGCAACATTCTTGCTCGCAACTCTGCAATCCTGGGAGTTTCCTTTGTTTCGCCAATGTCAATATTGTAGATGGTCGTTTGCACAAAAGTGAAAAAGCTGCTCAGGGAAGAACTGTATGACGTACCAAAGACGTAATGGGCTTTAATGAGTTCATCAAAGGCTCCCACTGACCCCGTTGCCTTGCATGGAAGTGCGTGCTTGTCGATCACAATGAAGTATGAGTGAATGCTGCTTCTGGTGGATCCCTGCGCAAGAAGATAGGGCTGACTGCTTTGGGTGATGTTGTCCAGATGTTGTTGCACGCTGGTTCCAGCCTAAAACAAAAGACATTCAACAAAAGCATTTGGTGATTAACAAAagacatcagatcagatcagatcacctCAAGCTGTAAATTAGATTAATGTGATGGAAAGTATTTTCAAAAACTGTTTCGTATACCTTTTGAAATCTGATGAGGTGATCTACAGCTTGAGATGCAGATATCTTTCCTGGCCTTTTTCGACCTTGCGCAGATGGTGGTAGCAGATGTAGCAGCAGCAAAATCGCAGACATGTCACTATCCCACCCTACAGATCAGTATATCAACATTAGGTCAATATTATGCCACAATTATGTTAAATTGACAACTGGCACCATAAccaaaatgtacagtatattgtcCACTTACAAAAGCAACGATACCAAGTGAAAACAGTTCTATTCATACCATTCTCAACTTCAgcggttgactcagcattgcgcaTTAAATCCAAGAGCTCTGTGGTAGGCACCAGTCCATGGCTTTCTTTTATGACTCTTGCTCTGAAAGTGGTTGGCCACCTCTCCAAAAATTTGTTGGCTGTGGCCTCACCAAACAGGAGTCTGAAATCTTGTTCTATCTGCAATACAACATACATAGAGAGCAATGATGAGTGATACCAGATACTGcattgatgattttgatgattCAGTGAATTTAGACATCATACCAGTCCTGGTGTGTCCAGAAACCGTGGAAAGACCAAGAAGACATCTGCTGCTTTGCTTTCATCATTGACCATTGCTTGGCGATAAATGAAGGTCGTTTTCATCTTCTCACGGATAGTGTCTTCATCAGCAGAGTGTCTCAAAACTGCAATTGCTGCTTCCACATCATCAGATTGCACTTTGTCACTTATGAAGGGTTGTCGACCATGGCTTGGCCCACCAActtaagacaaaacacaaatttgTAGACTCCTATCTCCATACTTCACAACTCAATTTCATTAGTAACAGATAATGAACTTACCTTTGGGAGATCTGCTAACTGAGCCACCTCTTTCCTCTGAACTTTTTCTTTGAATGGTCTTCAATCGCCATGCAAGGTATCCAGATCCACTCTCTGGATCGTAGTAATGTTCCTATGTAATTATAAATATATCCAAAAGGGAATGCTATCAGCAATTCAAACAGTGAATATATGCATAATGTTGTAATGATGCAATATTGTGATATACTTACATATCCATGTTGTGAAAATGGGTCTTCCAGATAGGGAAACAAAGCAACTATCCCCTGTGCATACATCACTCTGACATTTTTGGGGGGCGATGTCCTAGTACAAGAATCACATTATGACCGTCACGCTCAATTGACAATTAGACAACACAAATCACATAAATATCAATTGTCTATATAGCCGGTCAATACTATTAAtgttttttgatagcctaataTTTGATGCTTACCCATGTGTTTCTGTCATCTCAGCAGCAAGTATGTTAATCATCTGTCTTCTAGTGGCATCTGTCAAAGATTTGGTTTTTCCATACTCTTGCATGATGTGTTCACCACCAGGCCTTGATGTTAGGATTTTTCCAATCAACTtcaagtgaaataaaatgtgcTTTCAGTAATTTTGAAACCATGTGTAAAGCTGAAACACAATTCTCTCAAGATCATCCCTTATCATATGGAACATTATTCAGATTAGACAGCATAACAATTTCCACTACCTACCGCTTTTGCTTCATAGTTCATACGACATGGCTTTTTGGGTTGACTTGCTCCAACAGGAGATGCTTCTTCATCGTCACACATCGAGAAGTTTAGAATGACAGTGTCC
The window above is part of the Clupea harengus unplaced genomic scaffold, Ch_v2.0.2, whole genome shotgun sequence genome. Proteins encoded here:
- the LOC122131465 gene encoding uncharacterized protein LOC122131465; the encoded protein is MCDDEEASPVGASQPKKPCRMNYEAKALIGKILTSRPGGEHIMQEYGKTKSLTDATRRQMINILAAEMTETHGTSPPKNVRVMYAQGIVALFPYLEDPFSQHGYEHYYDPESGSGYLAWRLKTIQRKSSEERGGSVSRSPKVGGPSHGRQPFISDKVQSDDVEAAIAVLRHSADEDTIREKMKTTFIYRQAMVNDESKAADVFLVFPRFLDTPGLIEQDFRLLFGEATANKFLERWPTTFRARVIKESHGLVPTTELLDLMRNAESTAEVENGWDSDMSAILLLLHLLPPSAQGRKRPGKISASQAVDHLIRFQKAGTSVQQHLDNITQSSQPYLLAQGSTRSSIHSYFIVIDKHALPCKATGSVGAFDELIKAHYVFGTSYSSSLSSFFTFVQTTIYNIDIGETKETPRIAELRARMLH